One part of the Sphingobacterium sp. LZ7M1 genome encodes these proteins:
- a CDS encoding Crp/Fnr family transcriptional regulator → MQRLKSILRFGAILSDADIEVIASNFKQKQLAASDYFLEIGQIAHEIAFIESGIVRIFKPDHEGNEITKYFFKENQFFVDLESYYSSIPASEAFQAVVETEIYAIHKLVVERLCQEIPNFFIFLKTITEATLLNKIKDNDFLNFGNSKTKYLEFVKRYPQLALQVPQQYIASYLKITPQSLSRIRRELAQPKQ, encoded by the coding sequence ATGCAAAGGTTAAAATCCATATTGAGATTTGGGGCAATACTCTCTGATGCAGACATCGAGGTCATTGCCTCCAACTTCAAGCAGAAACAGTTAGCGGCGTCCGATTATTTTTTGGAAATAGGACAGATTGCTCACGAAATCGCTTTTATTGAATCCGGTATCGTCAGGATTTTTAAACCTGATCATGAAGGGAATGAAATCACCAAGTATTTCTTTAAGGAGAATCAATTCTTTGTTGATCTGGAAAGTTACTATTCCAGTATTCCGGCGAGTGAAGCTTTCCAGGCAGTGGTCGAAACAGAAATATATGCTATCCATAAGTTGGTTGTAGAAAGATTATGCCAAGAGATCCCCAATTTCTTTATCTTCCTCAAAACGATTACAGAAGCCACATTGTTGAATAAGATTAAAGACAATGATTTTTTAAATTTTGGCAATTCTAAAACCAAGTACCTTGAATTTGTTAAACGATATCCTCAACTAGCTTTACAGGTTCCGCAACAATATATCGCTTCCTACCTTAAAATCACCCCGCAATCCTTGAGCAGGATAAGACGCGAACTTGCCCAGCCAAAACAATAA
- a CDS encoding cbb3-type cytochrome c oxidase subunit I, with protein MNSILTLNLILSDGNSVQDLLTQSIFFHSKISPVEFWIGFLLLVFLSILIVVLLLIDRIKQVSTFLLKEKSKRNVNLWKNSLKKMNSSQIARIIKQKSRQELKSWLLAFFLIGTSLFPLESLAQTVSIDGTSESIWSKAGVIITLVLLLIPTIFILVLLFVRINRRLSKLNINAQREEAKVIVQELENRPLAEVEKELLAFQEAADYRLKADVLSGSNQAVDPKGLLSINENHGIPIVSKKKRSTDRTNFDVDLSKMVNWYLISATVWLVFGTTIGEYLGFKFVAPDMESFSWLSFGRLRPVHTNAVFWGWASLAMIGLGYYVVPRVSNTKLYSLKLGWYSLVLINVCVFVGTISLMAGINNSGGEYREYIWPIMLLFGIALVLTLINYYKTIAKRTTREIYISNWYIVAAVIFTIVISLAAYLPFWQNGLGETIIQGYYMHQGVGMWFMLFCLGLVYYFLPQQLNRPIYSYSLGILAFWTQILFYTLIGSHHFVFSSIPWWLQTVAIVGSAGMAIPVIAGTTNFLMTFKGSWYKLGDSYILPFFLVGIIFYFTGSMQGTAEAFRETNLIWHFTDFTVAHSHLTMYGIISFFLWASIYTIVPRFTGREAPQISIGAHFWFAFIGMLMYTVPLMYGSTLKGIMWLEGKPFIDGVAFMAPYWLWRAIGGSLMWLSHLIFAYNLYKMMADVKELDIAEEITSQFENQSTIKVQK; from the coding sequence ATGAATTCTATTTTAACTCTTAATTTAATCCTTTCGGACGGTAATTCAGTCCAAGATTTACTCACACAATCCATTTTTTTCCATTCTAAGATCAGTCCGGTTGAGTTTTGGATAGGTTTTCTACTGCTAGTTTTCCTTTCCATCCTCATTGTGGTTCTCCTTTTGATCGATCGCATTAAACAGGTCAGCACCTTTCTCTTAAAAGAGAAATCCAAACGGAATGTTAATCTTTGGAAAAACTCACTCAAGAAAATGAACTCCAGCCAAATTGCGCGAATTATCAAGCAAAAGAGCAGGCAGGAGCTGAAATCTTGGTTACTGGCCTTTTTCCTCATTGGAACATCCTTGTTCCCCCTGGAATCCTTAGCGCAGACTGTTTCCATTGATGGTACCAGTGAATCCATCTGGTCTAAGGCAGGCGTTATTATCACCTTAGTGTTGCTCTTGATACCGACCATTTTCATTCTAGTTTTATTGTTCGTCAGAATCAATCGGAGGTTATCTAAGTTGAACATTAACGCTCAAAGAGAGGAAGCAAAAGTAATTGTCCAAGAATTGGAAAACAGGCCTTTAGCTGAGGTTGAAAAAGAACTATTAGCCTTTCAGGAAGCTGCTGATTATAGATTGAAAGCTGATGTACTGTCTGGTTCCAATCAAGCGGTGGATCCCAAAGGGCTATTGTCCATTAATGAAAACCATGGAATCCCGATCGTATCCAAAAAGAAAAGATCAACCGATAGGACCAACTTTGACGTGGACCTATCCAAGATGGTCAACTGGTACTTGATATCGGCAACCGTTTGGTTGGTATTTGGAACCACCATCGGTGAATACCTCGGTTTTAAATTCGTCGCTCCAGACATGGAGAGTTTTAGCTGGCTTAGCTTCGGGAGGTTAAGGCCAGTCCATACCAATGCCGTCTTCTGGGGATGGGCATCCCTAGCCATGATCGGTTTAGGTTATTATGTGGTCCCAAGGGTCAGTAACACCAAACTCTATAGCTTAAAACTAGGCTGGTACAGCCTTGTTTTGATCAATGTCTGTGTGTTCGTGGGAACCATTTCCCTGATGGCAGGAATTAACAATAGCGGAGGCGAGTATAGGGAATATATCTGGCCTATTATGTTGCTGTTTGGAATTGCATTGGTTTTGACACTAATCAATTATTATAAAACCATTGCAAAAAGGACAACTCGGGAAATTTATATATCAAACTGGTATATAGTCGCTGCGGTAATCTTTACTATTGTGATTAGCCTAGCAGCCTATTTGCCTTTTTGGCAGAATGGCCTCGGAGAGACAATCATTCAAGGCTATTACATGCACCAAGGTGTCGGTATGTGGTTTATGCTTTTTTGTCTAGGCCTCGTGTACTATTTCCTTCCACAGCAACTCAATAGGCCTATTTATTCCTATAGTTTAGGGATTCTTGCGTTTTGGACACAGATTTTATTCTATACGCTGATCGGAAGCCACCACTTTGTGTTCAGCTCCATTCCCTGGTGGTTACAGACGGTTGCTATTGTCGGAAGTGCCGGTATGGCCATTCCCGTTATTGCCGGAACGACCAACTTCCTCATGACCTTTAAAGGATCCTGGTATAAATTGGGCGATAGTTATATCCTTCCATTTTTCTTGGTCGGCATCATCTTTTATTTCACCGGATCGATGCAAGGTACCGCCGAAGCCTTCCGCGAAACCAACTTGATCTGGCACTTTACTGACTTTACCGTTGCCCATTCCCACCTAACCATGTACGGCATTATCAGCTTTTTCTTGTGGGCATCCATATATACCATCGTACCGCGATTTACTGGAAGAGAGGCACCCCAAATCAGTATTGGAGCCCATTTCTGGTTCGCTTTCATCGGAATGTTGATGTATACCGTACCATTGATGTATGGATCCACCCTGAAAGGAATTATGTGGTTAGAAGGCAAGCCATTTATCGATGGTGTGGCCTTTATGGCGCCTTACTGGTTATGGAGAGCCATCGGAGGTAGTCTGATGTGGCTGTCGCACCTCATTTTCGCCTATAACTTATATAAGATGATGGCTGATGTAAAAGAATTAGACATTGCTGAAGAAATTACAAGCCAATTTGAAAACCAATCAACTATTAAAGTTCAAAAATAA
- a CDS encoding cbb3-type cytochrome c oxidase subunit II, protein MEFFDDHKKLFITAAIFFIVLTIFVAILPALNNQLINAPLPQSEPLSPDAAAGKSIFIANGCVACHTQQVRNVDMDKVFGQRPSVAADYAHNERLDVWRNTATLMGTERTGPDLTDVGNRQPSKEWNLVHLYNPRIVVKESIMPAYPFLFEYKSIPDKEDVVVNIPEDFAPSNGKKVVASKEAMQLIAYLQSLKQVKLEADVPEFLYKRKAQAAAGQGTAEEELDGEALYVAHCQACHQADGNGLPGAFPPLKGSPVVTGDDLELYIDIIMNGYDSRPDYGVMAAVGVNAGFTEKEVAAIINYERTSWGNNGEKVKPEDIKQIVDFVKTQSK, encoded by the coding sequence ATGGAGTTTTTCGACGATCATAAGAAACTATTTATTACTGCAGCAATCTTCTTTATTGTATTGACGATTTTTGTTGCCATTCTTCCCGCATTGAACAACCAGTTGATAAATGCACCTCTACCTCAATCCGAACCGCTCTCACCAGATGCTGCTGCTGGCAAGTCTATATTTATTGCCAACGGCTGTGTGGCTTGCCATACTCAACAGGTCAGAAATGTAGATATGGATAAGGTTTTTGGTCAGCGACCAAGTGTAGCAGCTGATTATGCACATAATGAAAGACTGGATGTTTGGAGGAATACCGCAACATTGATGGGAACAGAACGAACTGGACCCGACCTGACTGATGTTGGTAATCGCCAACCCAGCAAAGAATGGAATTTGGTCCACCTTTATAACCCTCGTATAGTGGTCAAGGAATCCATTATGCCCGCTTATCCCTTCCTGTTTGAATATAAATCCATACCAGACAAGGAAGATGTTGTGGTCAATATTCCCGAAGACTTTGCACCCAGTAATGGGAAGAAAGTCGTAGCAAGTAAAGAGGCTATGCAATTGATAGCCTATTTACAGTCCTTGAAACAAGTTAAACTGGAAGCTGATGTTCCAGAGTTTCTATATAAAAGAAAAGCTCAGGCCGCCGCTGGCCAAGGAACAGCCGAAGAAGAATTGGACGGCGAGGCCCTATATGTAGCACATTGTCAAGCATGCCACCAAGCTGATGGCAATGGGCTACCAGGAGCTTTTCCTCCCTTAAAGGGCAGTCCTGTCGTAACTGGCGATGATCTGGAGCTTTATATCGATATCATTATGAACGGTTATGATAGCAGACCTGATTATGGTGTGATGGCAGCGGTAGGAGTAAATGCTGGGTTTACTGAAAAAGAAGTAGCCGCCATTATCAATTATGAAAGGACCAGTTGGGGTAATAATGGTGAAAAAGTAAAACCTGAAGATATCAAGCAAATCGTAGATTTTGTAAAGACTCAATCCAAATAA
- a CDS encoding cytochrome C: MSQRSKIFIFIDDEKIPIAETYSPVNFELDTRKLVDGKHQLRIVSQDPGGKEGVRIIPFEVRNGPAIEITGIKENAVIDDLVPIMINAYGKGNSETFMIDGSETPQGIPWWVWIIIIVFMGWAMYYVFMYLYLPTSVN; this comes from the coding sequence ATGAGCCAAAGAAGTAAAATATTTATTTTCATCGACGATGAAAAGATCCCAATAGCTGAAACATATAGTCCTGTTAATTTTGAACTGGATACTCGCAAACTAGTCGACGGAAAACACCAACTTCGAATTGTCAGCCAAGACCCTGGAGGAAAAGAAGGGGTAAGGATTATTCCTTTTGAAGTCCGAAACGGTCCAGCGATCGAAATTACCGGAATCAAAGAAAACGCCGTGATCGATGACTTGGTGCCCATCATGATCAACGCCTATGGGAAAGGAAATTCCGAAACCTTTATGATTGATGGAAGTGAAACTCCTCAGGGGATTCCTTGGTGGGTATGGATCATCATAATCGTTTTCATGGGCTGGGCCATGTACTATGTATTCATGTACCTGTATTTACCAACTTCGGTTAATTGA
- a CDS encoding sulfatase, with amino-acid sequence MKNALKPAIFVLLSLFVQYSIAQNNKQPNIILILADDLGIGDLRSYHERYETPNLDKLGKEGIRFNNYYSASPICSPSRAGLLTGQRPAKLHFTTFLNTREDNRKKEQVDFLDPDMLTMADMLKAEGYKTAHFGKWHLGGGRDVTDAPNFNQYGFDAWAGTYESPDPDPAITATDWIWSDQDSVKRWNRTKYFVDKTLDFLQKNRDKPCFINIWTDDVHTPWIAGDDETGKFDWKPQEERSFKFVLKEYDREIGRLMEGLKEMGLDENTLVIFISDNGPLPNFRQDRSAGLRGSKLSLYEGGIRMPLLMRWPARIKAGKVDDQTIISALDLLPSLAKLAEAPLKNTKRLDGQDLSGAILGNPITRNKPLIWEYGRNDSTVFSFPKKINRSPALAIRDQEWKFMMNQDGSDPELYNLKSDPNESVNLADERKHLVKKYSKALMKWWKDLPTFKKME; translated from the coding sequence ATGAAGAACGCCTTAAAACCTGCTATTTTTGTTTTACTGTCCTTGTTTGTCCAGTATAGCATTGCTCAAAACAATAAACAACCCAATATTATCTTGATCCTTGCAGATGATCTTGGAATAGGCGATTTAAGGTCCTACCATGAGCGATATGAAACGCCAAATCTCGATAAATTGGGTAAAGAAGGGATTCGATTCAACAATTATTACAGTGCTTCTCCAATTTGCTCCCCATCCCGTGCAGGCCTACTGACCGGTCAGCGTCCTGCGAAACTCCATTTTACAACCTTTCTGAATACCCGTGAAGACAACAGGAAAAAAGAACAGGTAGACTTTCTTGACCCTGATATGCTGACCATGGCCGATATGCTAAAAGCTGAGGGCTATAAGACAGCACATTTTGGTAAATGGCATCTCGGAGGTGGTCGTGACGTGACCGACGCGCCTAACTTCAATCAATACGGTTTTGATGCTTGGGCAGGAACTTATGAAAGCCCCGATCCCGACCCAGCAATCACCGCAACGGATTGGATATGGTCGGACCAGGACAGTGTGAAAAGATGGAACCGGACAAAATACTTTGTGGACAAAACCCTTGATTTCTTGCAAAAGAATCGAGATAAACCCTGCTTTATCAATATTTGGACAGACGATGTGCATACTCCTTGGATTGCAGGTGATGATGAAACCGGAAAGTTTGATTGGAAACCCCAGGAGGAGAGAAGCTTTAAGTTTGTCCTCAAAGAATATGATCGAGAAATAGGAAGATTAATGGAAGGCTTGAAAGAAATGGGGCTGGATGAAAATACCTTGGTCATTTTTATCAGCGATAATGGCCCATTGCCTAATTTCAGACAGGACCGTTCAGCAGGGCTGCGAGGTAGTAAACTCTCCTTATATGAAGGCGGAATCCGGATGCCCTTGTTGATGAGGTGGCCAGCAAGGATTAAAGCCGGAAAGGTAGATGATCAGACCATTATTTCCGCACTTGATTTGCTCCCAAGCTTAGCTAAGTTGGCAGAAGCTCCGCTGAAGAATACCAAGAGGCTTGATGGTCAAGATCTCAGCGGTGCAATCCTTGGAAATCCCATTACCCGAAACAAACCGCTCATCTGGGAATATGGAAGGAATGATTCAACCGTATTCAGCTTCCCCAAGAAAATAAACCGTAGCCCAGCTCTGGCAATCCGAGATCAGGAATGGAAATTTATGATGAATCAAGATGGTAGTGACCCCGAACTGTACAACCTCAAATCCGATCCCAACGAAAGTGTAAATCTTGCTGATGAAAGAAAACATCTCGTGAAAAAATATAGCAAGGCTTTGATGAAATGGTGGAAAGACTTGCCCACATTTAAGAAAATGGAATAA
- a CDS encoding TonB-dependent receptor, with amino-acid sequence MTQKNRVFFGAKSLSLLAMCLLMSSPEVFAEKGNFAHSAVAVRQQSISGSVKDDAGNPIVGATVLVKGTTRATSTDAKGEFSITANNGDIIIIRNLGYLTQEVTVSNAQNINISLAPDNANIDEVVVVGYGTQKRANITSAISTVNGDALKNVSPSNLSNAIAGRAPGVKVTGTSGLSGATSKIRFRGSFAEPLFVIDGIVRDKAAFDALEANEVDQMSFLKDAGAAAVYGTRAGNGVVIVTTKKGTVKKPEFNIQSNVAISNPTMTPLADLTTATDELTYQNRVAEFQGLPIPNGEEEFAYFKDKSYSVNDVIWRNPVSHRQSISVSGGSDKITYYNLLSFRNENGSYKSVDHQKFNLRSNVSANITDAFSIDMNISANQQNSNRFYWPFSTSSNDDDFDVSDFYRVTFNWPKMYPFYLTQDGTPSNEPTEYPVQTPMGSWQAWNVIDQVIGDRYIDRKVRQINPILSLNLKLDKLVPGLSTKFVGSYIAEDYLRKRYMSFQKNYTFTSLDPDGNPFIPAPPSEDRINVFTFSQQNPFMDYYTQRKWEYQMNFFINYMQTFGKHDVGATLVFEQGEKGYTNITSTAQSPITALDQMHVYPTDRNFRYTNGLEGIDARQSIIGRFNYAYGSKYLAEASFRYDGAALFPEQKRFGFFPSISAAWRISEEEFFAGIKDKFSDLKLRFAYGATGNYLDVNGNAINPFSFAEKYATTTGFIFGDRYYNGLTYGSTPNPNITWTRSESYNLGLDYGFINNKLNGSIEVFKRAETNILGPRTVLLPDTYGRALAPENYAARSYKGGEVSVNWNDRIGEVAYGISGNLGYAVDQWDIFDEPAAYAEGGLEHFRSRIGRPNNVIYGLNSLGLVRTQAQLDDLLAKGFKTYGRDPYLGMILYEDIRGQGYSDTPDGKIDGNDVTLLSTNNSPRWDYGLGLNASWKGISINALFQGVFNYDRMISNQEGGGMRQHGGTFRPYYPIWADDVWTPENPNAQYPRPIGYNWAESGTNPSSFWMRSGAFFRLKDLNVAYQLPTSFTEKIKMNSINLFFNGTNLFVFSPMTEFHDPEQLNYDSYPLMKTFTFGLDIKF; translated from the coding sequence ATGACTCAAAAAAATCGTGTTTTTTTTGGGGCAAAATCCTTGTCGTTGCTTGCGATGTGCTTATTGATGAGCTCACCGGAAGTCTTCGCCGAAAAAGGAAATTTTGCCCATTCAGCTGTTGCTGTTCGGCAACAAAGTATTTCAGGATCTGTTAAAGATGATGCGGGGAACCCTATTGTAGGTGCTACAGTGCTCGTTAAAGGGACAACAAGAGCAACTAGTACCGATGCCAAGGGAGAATTTTCGATCACTGCCAATAATGGTGACATCATTATTATCCGAAACCTAGGTTATCTGACCCAAGAAGTTACGGTATCAAATGCCCAAAATATCAATATTTCCCTAGCACCTGATAATGCTAATATTGATGAGGTAGTGGTAGTGGGATACGGTACCCAAAAACGTGCTAATATTACTTCGGCAATCTCCACCGTAAATGGTGATGCACTAAAAAATGTCTCTCCTTCCAACCTTTCCAATGCCATCGCCGGTCGTGCACCTGGTGTTAAGGTAACTGGAACATCTGGCCTTTCGGGAGCTACCTCCAAAATCAGATTTAGAGGTAGTTTTGCTGAACCTTTGTTCGTTATTGATGGAATTGTACGCGATAAAGCCGCATTCGACGCTCTAGAGGCCAATGAGGTGGATCAGATGTCTTTCTTAAAGGATGCTGGTGCAGCTGCGGTTTATGGTACCCGTGCGGGTAATGGTGTTGTAATTGTCACCACAAAAAAAGGAACGGTTAAAAAGCCTGAATTCAATATCCAAAGCAATGTGGCCATCAGTAACCCGACGATGACACCGCTGGCCGATTTAACTACCGCTACAGATGAATTAACCTATCAAAATAGGGTTGCCGAATTTCAAGGTTTACCAATCCCCAATGGTGAGGAGGAATTTGCTTACTTCAAGGATAAAAGTTATAGTGTAAACGATGTGATCTGGAGAAATCCTGTCAGCCATAGGCAGTCAATTTCCGTTTCTGGAGGTAGTGATAAAATTACCTATTACAATTTGCTGAGCTTTAGAAATGAAAATGGTTCCTATAAATCGGTAGACCACCAGAAATTCAATTTAAGGTCCAATGTTTCAGCGAATATTACCGATGCCTTCAGTATCGATATGAATATTTCTGCAAACCAGCAGAACTCCAATCGTTTCTATTGGCCTTTCAGTACCTCATCAAATGATGATGATTTTGATGTTTCCGATTTTTATCGCGTAACTTTCAACTGGCCAAAAATGTATCCCTTCTATTTGACCCAAGATGGTACACCTAGTAATGAACCAACGGAATATCCGGTACAGACGCCAATGGGTAGCTGGCAGGCTTGGAACGTAATCGATCAGGTGATCGGCGATCGTTATATCGATCGTAAGGTGAGGCAGATCAACCCAATTCTTTCCTTGAACCTGAAACTGGATAAACTGGTTCCTGGTCTATCAACGAAATTTGTTGGTAGCTATATCGCTGAAGATTATCTGCGTAAGCGCTATATGAGTTTCCAAAAGAACTATACTTTCACTTCTTTGGATCCAGATGGAAACCCTTTTATCCCTGCGCCACCTTCGGAAGATAGGATAAACGTCTTCACCTTCAGTCAGCAAAATCCATTTATGGATTATTATACCCAACGTAAATGGGAATACCAGATGAACTTCTTCATCAATTATATGCAGACTTTTGGAAAGCATGATGTAGGTGCGACTTTGGTATTTGAACAAGGTGAAAAAGGATACACCAATATCACCTCCACTGCACAAAGCCCAATCACTGCACTGGATCAAATGCATGTCTACCCAACTGACCGCAATTTTAGGTATACCAATGGTCTGGAAGGAATTGATGCAAGGCAATCCATTATTGGTCGTTTCAACTATGCTTATGGTAGTAAATACTTAGCTGAAGCTTCTTTCCGTTATGACGGAGCGGCTTTGTTTCCTGAGCAAAAAAGATTCGGTTTCTTCCCTTCGATTTCTGCAGCATGGAGAATTTCTGAAGAAGAGTTCTTCGCTGGAATCAAGGATAAATTCTCCGACTTGAAACTTCGATTTGCTTATGGTGCTACCGGTAACTATTTGGATGTGAATGGAAATGCAATCAATCCATTCTCTTTTGCTGAGAAATATGCAACGACCACTGGTTTTATATTCGGTGATCGATACTACAATGGTTTGACTTATGGCTCAACCCCTAACCCCAACATTACCTGGACAAGGTCAGAAAGCTACAACTTAGGTTTGGATTACGGATTCATCAACAACAAATTGAATGGTTCCATTGAGGTCTTCAAACGTGCTGAAACTAATATCTTAGGTCCTAGAACCGTATTGTTGCCGGATACTTATGGTCGCGCCTTGGCGCCTGAAAACTATGCTGCGAGAAGCTATAAAGGTGGTGAGGTTTCTGTAAACTGGAATGACAGAATAGGCGAGGTTGCTTATGGCATTTCTGGAAATTTAGGATATGCCGTTGATCAATGGGATATTTTCGATGAACCTGCTGCTTATGCAGAAGGCGGACTTGAACATTTCAGATCCAGGATCGGTAGACCTAACAACGTAATCTATGGATTAAATTCATTAGGGTTGGTGCGTACGCAAGCCCAATTGGATGATTTATTGGCCAAGGGATTCAAAACTTATGGGAGGGATCCTTATTTAGGAATGATCTTATATGAAGATATCCGTGGACAGGGTTATTCTGATACCCCAGATGGAAAGATCGATGGAAATGACGTTACCTTATTGTCGACCAACAATTCTCCAAGATGGGATTATGGATTAGGTTTGAACGCTTCATGGAAAGGAATTTCCATCAATGCCCTGTTCCAAGGGGTGTTTAATTACGACCGTATGATCTCCAATCAAGAGGGTGGCGGTATGCGTCAACATGGTGGAACTTTCCGTCCCTATTACCCGATTTGGGCAGATGATGTATGGACTCCAGAAAATCCAAATGCACAGTATCCTAGACCTATCGGTTATAACTGGGCAGAGTCGGGCACGAACCCTTCTAGCTTCTGGATGCGTAGCGGAGCCTTCTTCAGATTGAAAGACCTCAATGTTGCTTACCAATTGCCAACGAGCTTCACTGAAAAAATCAAAATGAACAGTATCAATTTGTTCTTCAATGGTACTAACCTTTTTGTTTTCTCACCAATGACCGAGTTTCATGATCCTGAACAATTGAATTATGACTCATATCCATTAATGAAAACATTCACCTTTGGCTTGGACATTAAATTTTAA